The following are from one region of the Equus przewalskii isolate Varuska chromosome 21, EquPr2, whole genome shotgun sequence genome:
- the RBBP8NL gene encoding RBBP8 N-terminal-like protein isoform X3, with amino-acid sequence MESFVESLNRLRDIHENEVLGLQNKLLELNSERCRDAQRVEELCAKNHQLREQQKALKENVRVLENRLRAGLCDRCMVTQELARKKQQEFENSLLQNLQHVFILTNELSRLQEENEALKEEVKRLQGPGPKSQGTEGASDPPSPLRLPSLGTQKAVTEKPPGGHKEAEDDHLEKSLGYGTSPVAKISPGANLPEPRAPDMSPQRISNQLHGTIAVVRPGSRACSADQGSANETPPLPPARCSPPSPPCPPYENSLPLDSLLRASQPSTMTYESLKRSLQADRLCLLNHHLSLHLRRPHSSPQASATAPGGPWPQGLKAGEAEAWEEPASLLGLPGTLVDVRDPRLEGALHLLLAQQLRARGRVGGARLRGLRTPGRTPPSPSAGSDSEVPQGPEGKAAGAALLRGQHTQPTAPGSPRRKDAIAPQDYVPDKPLDLSERGRGRDASKPTGQLGSLSPTAHTPSPTLPQGAEPPVQSGPQGLSNGTKEPRAPDPGEHPTPLDPPHPLPGPQPSLPSSGRMGDEARGRLKLPSCLQTPDADGHPDKGLSQAEAQRPEADDQDKPDTSDREVGLSSEGGATPSMPEEGPMCFCSKERRQGLQQKRKQALDSDPADLWGEASKKLSRGRRNPGEPLMAAEEPRGLRDPEDSSPSPSNSSWEET; translated from the exons ATGGAGAGCTTCGTGGAGTCTCTAAACAGGCTGAGGGACATCCATGAGAACGAGGTCCTGG GCCTGCAGAACAAGCTTCTGGAACTGAACTCAGAGAGGTGCCG GGACGCCCAGAGGGTGgaggagctctgtgccaagaaCCACCAGCTCAGGGAGCAGCAGAAGGCACTGAAGGAGAACGTGCGGGTGCTGGAGAACAG GCTGCGGGCCGGCCTGTGCGACCGCTGCATGGTCACCCAGGAGCTGGCTAGGAAGAAGCAGCAGGAGTTTGAGAACTCACTTCTCCAGAACCTGCAGCATGTCTTCATCCTCA CCAACGAGCTGAGCCGGCTGCAGGAGGAGAATGAGGCCTTGAAGGAGGAGGTGAAGCGGCTCCAGGGCCCTGG GCCCAAATCCCAGGGCACGGAAGGCGCCTCGGATCCCCCCTCACCCCTGCGGCTCCCCTCCCTGGGCACCCAGAAGGCCGTCACTGAGAAGCCACCAGGAGGCCACAAGGAGGCCGAGGACGACCACCTAG AAAAGTCTCTGGGGTACGGGACGTCTCCAGTGGCCAAAATCTCCCCGGGGGCCAACCTGCCTGAGCCACGGGCCCCAGACATG AGCCCCCAGCGCATCTCCAACCAGCTGCATGGGACCATTGCCGTGGTGCGGCCGGGGTCCCGGGCCTGCTCTGCTGACCAGGGCTCTGCCAACGAGACACCCCCACTGCCACCTGCCAGATGTAGCCCACCCAGCCCACCTTGCCCACCTTACGAGAACAGCCTCCCCCTGGACAG CCTCCTGCGGGCTTCCCAGCCCTCCACCATGACCTATGAGTCCCTGAAGCGCTCCCTCCAGGCTGACCGCCTCTGCCTCCTGAACCACCACCTGTCCCTGCACCTTCGGAGGCCCCACAGCAGCCCCCAGGCCTCTGCCACAGCCCCCGGTGGACCCTGGCCCCAAGGCCTGAAGGCCGGGGAGGCAGAGGCCTGGGAGGAGCCGGCCAGCCTCCTGGGCCTGCCGGGCACCCTGGTGGATGTCAGGGACCCGCGGCTAGAGGGGGCACTGCATCTGCTCCTGGCCCAGCAGTTGCGGGCACGGGGGCGGGTGGGTGGTGCCAGGCTGAGGGGCCTGCGCACCCCAGGCAGGACACCACCTTCCCCATCAGCGGGCTCTGACTCCGAGGTCCCCCAGGGCCCTGAGGGCAAGGCAGCTGGGGCAGCCCTGCTCAGAGGGCAGCACACACAGCCCACAGCCCCGGGCAGTCCTAGGAGGAAGGACGCCATAGCCCCACAGGACTATGTCCCAGACAAGCCCCTGGACCTCTCAGAGAGGGGCCGGGGCAGGGATGCCTCCAAACCCACTGGCCAGCTGGGGTCGCTCAGCCCAACTGCCCACACGCCCAGCCCCACGCTGCCCCAGGGAGCGGAGCCACCTGTCCAGTCTGGGCCCCAGGGACTCAGCAATGGCACTAAGGAACCCAGAGCACCAGACCCAGGAGAGCACCCCACACCCTTG GAccccccacatcctctcccagggccccagcccagcctgccctctTCAGGCCGGAtgggagatgaggccagagggAGGCTAAAACTGCCCTCCTGCCTGCAGACGCCTGATGCTGATGGCCACCCAGATAAAG GGCTCAGCCAGGCTGAAGCACAGCGGCCAGAGGCAGACGACCAGGATAAGCCAGACACCTCAGACAGAGAG GTGGGCCTGAGCTCCGAGGggggggccacgccgagcatgcCAGAGGAAGGCCCCATGTGCTTCTGCTCCAAGGAACGCAGGCAGGGCCTGCAGCAGAAGAGGAAGCAGGCCCTGGACTCAGACCCAGCAGACCTGTGGGGCGAAG CCTCCAAGAAGCTGTCCCGAGGGAGAAGGAACCCAGGGGAGCCCCTGATGGCGGCCGAGGAGCCCAGGGGCCTGAGGGACCCAGAGGACAGCAGCCCCTCACCCAGCAACAGCAGCTGGGAGGAGACCTAG
- the RBBP8NL gene encoding RBBP8 N-terminal-like protein isoform X1: MESFVESLNRLRDIHENEVLGLQNKLLELNSERCRDAQRVEELCAKNHQLREQQKALKENVRVLENRLRAGLCDRCMVTQELARKKQQEFENSLLQNLQHVFILTNELSRLQEENEALKEEVKRLQGPGPKSQGTEGASDPPSPLRLPSLGTQKAVTEKPPGGHKEAEDDHLEKSLGYGTSPVAKISPGANLPEPRAPDMSPQRISNQLHGTIAVVRPGSRACSADQGSANETPPLPPARCSPPSPPCPPYENSLPLDSLLRASQPSTMTYESLKRSLQADRLCLLNHHLSLHLRRPHSSPQASATAPGGPWPQGLKAGEAEAWEEPASLLGLPGTLVDVRDPRLEGALHLLLAQQLRARGRVGGARLRGLRTPGRTPPSPSAGSDSEVPQGPEGKAAGAALLRGQHTQPTAPGSPRRKDAIAPQDYVPDKPLDLSERGRGRDASKPTGQLGSLSPTAHTPSPTLPQGAEPPVQSGPQGLSNGTKEPRAPDPGEHPTPLDPPHPLPGPQPSLPSSGRMGDEARGRLKLPSCLQTPDADGHPDKGLSQAEAQRPEADDQDKPDTSDREVGPRPHVRVGPSRGLPRLGGRVLALTMPLLPEVGLSSEGGATPSMPEEGPMCFCSKERRQGLQQKRKQALDSDPADLWGEASKKLSRGRRNPGEPLMAAEEPRGLRDPEDSSPSPSNSSWEET; this comes from the exons ATGGAGAGCTTCGTGGAGTCTCTAAACAGGCTGAGGGACATCCATGAGAACGAGGTCCTGG GCCTGCAGAACAAGCTTCTGGAACTGAACTCAGAGAGGTGCCG GGACGCCCAGAGGGTGgaggagctctgtgccaagaaCCACCAGCTCAGGGAGCAGCAGAAGGCACTGAAGGAGAACGTGCGGGTGCTGGAGAACAG GCTGCGGGCCGGCCTGTGCGACCGCTGCATGGTCACCCAGGAGCTGGCTAGGAAGAAGCAGCAGGAGTTTGAGAACTCACTTCTCCAGAACCTGCAGCATGTCTTCATCCTCA CCAACGAGCTGAGCCGGCTGCAGGAGGAGAATGAGGCCTTGAAGGAGGAGGTGAAGCGGCTCCAGGGCCCTGG GCCCAAATCCCAGGGCACGGAAGGCGCCTCGGATCCCCCCTCACCCCTGCGGCTCCCCTCCCTGGGCACCCAGAAGGCCGTCACTGAGAAGCCACCAGGAGGCCACAAGGAGGCCGAGGACGACCACCTAG AAAAGTCTCTGGGGTACGGGACGTCTCCAGTGGCCAAAATCTCCCCGGGGGCCAACCTGCCTGAGCCACGGGCCCCAGACATG AGCCCCCAGCGCATCTCCAACCAGCTGCATGGGACCATTGCCGTGGTGCGGCCGGGGTCCCGGGCCTGCTCTGCTGACCAGGGCTCTGCCAACGAGACACCCCCACTGCCACCTGCCAGATGTAGCCCACCCAGCCCACCTTGCCCACCTTACGAGAACAGCCTCCCCCTGGACAG CCTCCTGCGGGCTTCCCAGCCCTCCACCATGACCTATGAGTCCCTGAAGCGCTCCCTCCAGGCTGACCGCCTCTGCCTCCTGAACCACCACCTGTCCCTGCACCTTCGGAGGCCCCACAGCAGCCCCCAGGCCTCTGCCACAGCCCCCGGTGGACCCTGGCCCCAAGGCCTGAAGGCCGGGGAGGCAGAGGCCTGGGAGGAGCCGGCCAGCCTCCTGGGCCTGCCGGGCACCCTGGTGGATGTCAGGGACCCGCGGCTAGAGGGGGCACTGCATCTGCTCCTGGCCCAGCAGTTGCGGGCACGGGGGCGGGTGGGTGGTGCCAGGCTGAGGGGCCTGCGCACCCCAGGCAGGACACCACCTTCCCCATCAGCGGGCTCTGACTCCGAGGTCCCCCAGGGCCCTGAGGGCAAGGCAGCTGGGGCAGCCCTGCTCAGAGGGCAGCACACACAGCCCACAGCCCCGGGCAGTCCTAGGAGGAAGGACGCCATAGCCCCACAGGACTATGTCCCAGACAAGCCCCTGGACCTCTCAGAGAGGGGCCGGGGCAGGGATGCCTCCAAACCCACTGGCCAGCTGGGGTCGCTCAGCCCAACTGCCCACACGCCCAGCCCCACGCTGCCCCAGGGAGCGGAGCCACCTGTCCAGTCTGGGCCCCAGGGACTCAGCAATGGCACTAAGGAACCCAGAGCACCAGACCCAGGAGAGCACCCCACACCCTTG GAccccccacatcctctcccagggccccagcccagcctgccctctTCAGGCCGGAtgggagatgaggccagagggAGGCTAAAACTGCCCTCCTGCCTGCAGACGCCTGATGCTGATGGCCACCCAGATAAAG GGCTCAGCCAGGCTGAAGCACAGCGGCCAGAGGCAGACGACCAGGATAAGCCAGACACCTCAGACAGAGAGGTGGGTCCCCGGCCACATGTTCGGGTGGGGCCGTCTAGAGGGCTACCCAGGCTTGGAGGGAGGGTCCTGGCACTGACCATGCCCCTGCTCCCCGAGGTGGGCCTGAGCTCCGAGGggggggccacgccgagcatgcCAGAGGAAGGCCCCATGTGCTTCTGCTCCAAGGAACGCAGGCAGGGCCTGCAGCAGAAGAGGAAGCAGGCCCTGGACTCAGACCCAGCAGACCTGTGGGGCGAAG CCTCCAAGAAGCTGTCCCGAGGGAGAAGGAACCCAGGGGAGCCCCTGATGGCGGCCGAGGAGCCCAGGGGCCTGAGGGACCCAGAGGACAGCAGCCCCTCACCCAGCAACAGCAGCTGGGAGGAGACCTAG
- the RBBP8NL gene encoding RBBP8 N-terminal-like protein isoform X4 — protein sequence MESFVESLNRLRDIHENEVLGLQNKLLELNSERCRDAQRVEELCAKNHQLREQQKALKENVRVLENRLRAGLCDRCMVTQELARKKQQEFENSLLQNLQHVFILTNELSRLQEENEALKEEVKRLQGPGPKSQGTEGASDPPSPLRLPSLGTQKAVTEKPPGGHKEAEDDHLEKSLGYGTSPVAKISPGANLPEPRAPDMSPQRISNQLHGTIAVVRPGSRACSADQGSANETPPLPPARCSPPSPPCPPYENSLPLDSLLRASQPSTMTYESLKRSLQADRLCLLNHHLSLHLRRPHSSPQASATAPGGPWPQGLKAGEAEAWEEPASLLGLPGTLVDVRDPRLEGALHLLLAQQLRARGRVGGARLRGLRTPGRTPPSPSAGSDSEVPQGPEGKAAGAALLRGQHTQPTAPGSPRRKDAIAPQDYVPDKPLDLSERGRGRDASKPTGQLGSLSPTAHTPSPTLPQGAEPPVQSGPQGLSNGTKEPRAPDPGEHPTPLDPPHPLPGPQPSLPSSGRMGDEARGRLKLPSCLQTPDADGHPDKGLSQAEAQRPEADDQDKPDTSDREPPRSCPEGEGTQGSP from the exons ATGGAGAGCTTCGTGGAGTCTCTAAACAGGCTGAGGGACATCCATGAGAACGAGGTCCTGG GCCTGCAGAACAAGCTTCTGGAACTGAACTCAGAGAGGTGCCG GGACGCCCAGAGGGTGgaggagctctgtgccaagaaCCACCAGCTCAGGGAGCAGCAGAAGGCACTGAAGGAGAACGTGCGGGTGCTGGAGAACAG GCTGCGGGCCGGCCTGTGCGACCGCTGCATGGTCACCCAGGAGCTGGCTAGGAAGAAGCAGCAGGAGTTTGAGAACTCACTTCTCCAGAACCTGCAGCATGTCTTCATCCTCA CCAACGAGCTGAGCCGGCTGCAGGAGGAGAATGAGGCCTTGAAGGAGGAGGTGAAGCGGCTCCAGGGCCCTGG GCCCAAATCCCAGGGCACGGAAGGCGCCTCGGATCCCCCCTCACCCCTGCGGCTCCCCTCCCTGGGCACCCAGAAGGCCGTCACTGAGAAGCCACCAGGAGGCCACAAGGAGGCCGAGGACGACCACCTAG AAAAGTCTCTGGGGTACGGGACGTCTCCAGTGGCCAAAATCTCCCCGGGGGCCAACCTGCCTGAGCCACGGGCCCCAGACATG AGCCCCCAGCGCATCTCCAACCAGCTGCATGGGACCATTGCCGTGGTGCGGCCGGGGTCCCGGGCCTGCTCTGCTGACCAGGGCTCTGCCAACGAGACACCCCCACTGCCACCTGCCAGATGTAGCCCACCCAGCCCACCTTGCCCACCTTACGAGAACAGCCTCCCCCTGGACAG CCTCCTGCGGGCTTCCCAGCCCTCCACCATGACCTATGAGTCCCTGAAGCGCTCCCTCCAGGCTGACCGCCTCTGCCTCCTGAACCACCACCTGTCCCTGCACCTTCGGAGGCCCCACAGCAGCCCCCAGGCCTCTGCCACAGCCCCCGGTGGACCCTGGCCCCAAGGCCTGAAGGCCGGGGAGGCAGAGGCCTGGGAGGAGCCGGCCAGCCTCCTGGGCCTGCCGGGCACCCTGGTGGATGTCAGGGACCCGCGGCTAGAGGGGGCACTGCATCTGCTCCTGGCCCAGCAGTTGCGGGCACGGGGGCGGGTGGGTGGTGCCAGGCTGAGGGGCCTGCGCACCCCAGGCAGGACACCACCTTCCCCATCAGCGGGCTCTGACTCCGAGGTCCCCCAGGGCCCTGAGGGCAAGGCAGCTGGGGCAGCCCTGCTCAGAGGGCAGCACACACAGCCCACAGCCCCGGGCAGTCCTAGGAGGAAGGACGCCATAGCCCCACAGGACTATGTCCCAGACAAGCCCCTGGACCTCTCAGAGAGGGGCCGGGGCAGGGATGCCTCCAAACCCACTGGCCAGCTGGGGTCGCTCAGCCCAACTGCCCACACGCCCAGCCCCACGCTGCCCCAGGGAGCGGAGCCACCTGTCCAGTCTGGGCCCCAGGGACTCAGCAATGGCACTAAGGAACCCAGAGCACCAGACCCAGGAGAGCACCCCACACCCTTG GAccccccacatcctctcccagggccccagcccagcctgccctctTCAGGCCGGAtgggagatgaggccagagggAGGCTAAAACTGCCCTCCTGCCTGCAGACGCCTGATGCTGATGGCCACCCAGATAAAG GGCTCAGCCAGGCTGAAGCACAGCGGCCAGAGGCAGACGACCAGGATAAGCCAGACACCTCAGACAGAGAG CCTCCAAGAAGCTGTCCCGAGGGAGAAGGAACCCAGGGGAGCCCCTGA
- the RBBP8NL gene encoding RBBP8 N-terminal-like protein isoform X2: MESFVESLNRLRDIHENEVLGLQNKLLELNSERCRDAQRVEELCAKNHQLREQQKALKENVRVLENRLRAGLCDRCMVTQELARKKQQEFENSLLQNLQHVFILTNELSRLQEENEALKEEVKRLQGPGPKSQGTEGASDPPSPLRLPSLGTQKAVTEKPPGGHKEAEDDHLEKSLGYGTSPVAKISPGANLPEPRAPDMSPQRISNQLHGTIAVVRPGSRACSADQGSANETPPLPPARCSPPSPPCPPYENSLPLDSLLRASQPSTMTYESLKRSLQADRLCLLNHHLSLHLRRPHSSPQASATAPGGPWPQGLKAGEAEAWEEPASLLGLPGTLVDVRDPRLEGALHLLLAQQLRARGRVGGARLRGLRTPGRTPPSPSAGSDSEVPQGPEGKAAGAALLRGQHTQPTAPGSPRRKDAIAPQDYVPDKPLDLSERGRGRDASKPTGQLGSLSPTAHTPSPTLPQGAEPPVQSGPQGLSNGTKEPRAPDPGEHPTPLDPPHPLPGPQPSLPSSGRMGDEARGRLKLPSCLQTPDADGHPDKGLSQAEAQRPEADDQDKPDTSDREVGPRPHVRVGPSRGLPRLGGRVLALTMPLLPEVGLSSEGGATPSMPEEGPMCFCSKERRQGLQQKRKQALDSDPADLWGEGWCLQPEPQFPPERRGRYQS; the protein is encoded by the exons ATGGAGAGCTTCGTGGAGTCTCTAAACAGGCTGAGGGACATCCATGAGAACGAGGTCCTGG GCCTGCAGAACAAGCTTCTGGAACTGAACTCAGAGAGGTGCCG GGACGCCCAGAGGGTGgaggagctctgtgccaagaaCCACCAGCTCAGGGAGCAGCAGAAGGCACTGAAGGAGAACGTGCGGGTGCTGGAGAACAG GCTGCGGGCCGGCCTGTGCGACCGCTGCATGGTCACCCAGGAGCTGGCTAGGAAGAAGCAGCAGGAGTTTGAGAACTCACTTCTCCAGAACCTGCAGCATGTCTTCATCCTCA CCAACGAGCTGAGCCGGCTGCAGGAGGAGAATGAGGCCTTGAAGGAGGAGGTGAAGCGGCTCCAGGGCCCTGG GCCCAAATCCCAGGGCACGGAAGGCGCCTCGGATCCCCCCTCACCCCTGCGGCTCCCCTCCCTGGGCACCCAGAAGGCCGTCACTGAGAAGCCACCAGGAGGCCACAAGGAGGCCGAGGACGACCACCTAG AAAAGTCTCTGGGGTACGGGACGTCTCCAGTGGCCAAAATCTCCCCGGGGGCCAACCTGCCTGAGCCACGGGCCCCAGACATG AGCCCCCAGCGCATCTCCAACCAGCTGCATGGGACCATTGCCGTGGTGCGGCCGGGGTCCCGGGCCTGCTCTGCTGACCAGGGCTCTGCCAACGAGACACCCCCACTGCCACCTGCCAGATGTAGCCCACCCAGCCCACCTTGCCCACCTTACGAGAACAGCCTCCCCCTGGACAG CCTCCTGCGGGCTTCCCAGCCCTCCACCATGACCTATGAGTCCCTGAAGCGCTCCCTCCAGGCTGACCGCCTCTGCCTCCTGAACCACCACCTGTCCCTGCACCTTCGGAGGCCCCACAGCAGCCCCCAGGCCTCTGCCACAGCCCCCGGTGGACCCTGGCCCCAAGGCCTGAAGGCCGGGGAGGCAGAGGCCTGGGAGGAGCCGGCCAGCCTCCTGGGCCTGCCGGGCACCCTGGTGGATGTCAGGGACCCGCGGCTAGAGGGGGCACTGCATCTGCTCCTGGCCCAGCAGTTGCGGGCACGGGGGCGGGTGGGTGGTGCCAGGCTGAGGGGCCTGCGCACCCCAGGCAGGACACCACCTTCCCCATCAGCGGGCTCTGACTCCGAGGTCCCCCAGGGCCCTGAGGGCAAGGCAGCTGGGGCAGCCCTGCTCAGAGGGCAGCACACACAGCCCACAGCCCCGGGCAGTCCTAGGAGGAAGGACGCCATAGCCCCACAGGACTATGTCCCAGACAAGCCCCTGGACCTCTCAGAGAGGGGCCGGGGCAGGGATGCCTCCAAACCCACTGGCCAGCTGGGGTCGCTCAGCCCAACTGCCCACACGCCCAGCCCCACGCTGCCCCAGGGAGCGGAGCCACCTGTCCAGTCTGGGCCCCAGGGACTCAGCAATGGCACTAAGGAACCCAGAGCACCAGACCCAGGAGAGCACCCCACACCCTTG GAccccccacatcctctcccagggccccagcccagcctgccctctTCAGGCCGGAtgggagatgaggccagagggAGGCTAAAACTGCCCTCCTGCCTGCAGACGCCTGATGCTGATGGCCACCCAGATAAAG GGCTCAGCCAGGCTGAAGCACAGCGGCCAGAGGCAGACGACCAGGATAAGCCAGACACCTCAGACAGAGAGGTGGGTCCCCGGCCACATGTTCGGGTGGGGCCGTCTAGAGGGCTACCCAGGCTTGGAGGGAGGGTCCTGGCACTGACCATGCCCCTGCTCCCCGAGGTGGGCCTGAGCTCCGAGGggggggccacgccgagcatgcCAGAGGAAGGCCCCATGTGCTTCTGCTCCAAGGAACGCAGGCAGGGCCTGCAGCAGAAGAGGAAGCAGGCCCTGGACTCAGACCCAGCAGACCTGTGGGGCGAAG GCTGGTGCCTTcaacctgagcctcagtttcccccggAAAGGAGGGGGCGATACCAGAGCTAG